One genomic segment of Hordeum vulgare subsp. vulgare chromosome 2H, MorexV3_pseudomolecules_assembly, whole genome shotgun sequence includes these proteins:
- the LOC123430859 gene encoding transcription factor MYB41-like, with protein MGRSPCCCHDASVKKGPWTEEEDKALVEYIQKRGGNVGSWRGLPKAAGLNRCGKSCRLRWTNYLRPDIKRGNFSDEEERLIISLHAGLGNKWSTIATHLEGRTDNEIKNYWNTHIRKKLMRMGVDPVTHQQLPPDQTSHHLNGTAAALLPEALHWAAAAASLGSLDTGALMQALLLQQLLQVIGSNNDTTGLINNLAAAKAMQNSSGGIVPNILLQDQINYLQPGYLCNTPNFPEQHVMQQKMTNDTSPGMSSFTAAEMADQLCNTAASFASHDVAPAGDWSPAREFAGLLEPMMDLPDLCSLESDSFWKDILDDSYRL; from the exons ATGGGGAGGTCGCCGTGCTGCTGCCACGACGCCAGCGTGAAGAAAGGGCCGtggacggaggaggaggacaaggcgcTGGTGGAGTACATCCAGAAGCGCGGTGGGAACGTCGGtagctggcgcggcctgcccaaGGCCGCCGGGCTGAACCGCTGCGGCAAGAGCTGCCGCCTCCGCTGGACCAACTACCTCCGCCCCGACATCAAGCGCGGCAACTTCTCCGACGAGGAGGAGCGCCTCATCATCTCCCTCCACGCCGGCCTCGGCAACAA GTGGTCGACGATCGCGACGCACCTGGAGGGCCGGACGGACAACGAGATCAAGAACTACTGGAACACGCACATCCGGAAGAAGCTCATGCGCATGGGCGTCGACCCCGTCACGCACCAGCAGCTGCCACCCGACCAGACCAGCCACCACCTCAACGGCACCGCCGCCGCTCTCCTCCCGGAGGCGCTCCATTGGGCGGCAGCTGCCGCGAGCCTCGGAAGCCTGGACACCGGCGCCCTCATGCAGGCGCTGCTTCTGCAGCAGCTCCTTCAGGTTATCGGCTCCAACAACGACACCACTGGCCTCATCAACAACCTAGCTGCCGCAAAAGCAATGCAGAACTCAAGCGGTGGTATCGTTCCGAACATCCTGCTCCAGGACCAGATTAACTACCTACAGCCGGGTTACCTCTGCAACACCCCCAATTTTCCAGAGCAGCATGTGATGCAGCAGAAGATGACCAATGACACGTCTCCGGGAATGAGCTCCTTCACTGCAGCTGAAATGGCTGATCAGCTCTGCAACACTGCAGCTTCATTTGCATCGCATGATGTTGCACCCGCGGGTGACTGGTCACCCGCGCGGGAGTTCGCTGGCTTGCTGGAGCCTATGATGGACCTGCCCGATCTATGCTCTCTGGAGAGTGATTCTTTCTGGAAGGACATACTGGATGACAGCTACCGTTTGTAG